Proteins from a genomic interval of Bos mutus isolate GX-2022 chromosome 15, NWIPB_WYAK_1.1, whole genome shotgun sequence:
- the LOC102273223 gene encoding olfactory receptor 52B4: protein MTVFNHTGVSHTVFYFVGIPGLEDQHMWISIPFFISYVIALLGNSLFIFIILTKRSLHEPMYLFLCMLSGADLVLSTCTIPQALAIFWFNAREISLDRCITQLFFIHSTFISESGILLVMAFDRYIAICYPLRYTTILTHTLIGKIGVTIFLRSNGTMFPIIFLLKRLTFCKSNIFPTTVCEHIAVAKFSCDDIRVNFWYGFFVLLSTVTLDVVLIFVSYMLILCAVFRIPSRDARHETLNTCGSHVCVIILFYGPGIFSAFTPRFARHILPHVHVLLANVCILAPTMLNPIIYGIKTKQIQDQVSQFFWSMNKLSVCLSPSTYFTTVLEFSV, encoded by the coding sequence ATGACTGTCTTTAACCATACTGGTGTTAGCCACACAGTCTTCTACTTTGTGGGCATCCCTGGCCTTGAGGACCAGCACATGTGGATCTCCATCCCCTTCTTCATTTCCTATGTCATCGCCCTGCTTGGGAACAGCCTGTTCATCTTCATTATCCTCACCAAGCGCAGCCTCCACGAACCTATGTACCTCTTCCTCTGCATGCTGTCGGGAGCAGACCTTGTCCTCTCCACATGCACAATCCCTCAGGCTTTGGCCATCTTCTGGTTCAATGCGAGGGAGATCTCCCTGGATCGCTGCATCACTCAactcttcttcatccattccacCTTCATCTCAGAGTCAGGCATCTTGCTGGTGATGGCATTTGACCGCTACATTGCCATATGCTACCCACTGAGATACACCACTATTCTTACACATACACTGATAGGGAAAATCGGTGTGACCATCTTTTTGAGAAGTAACGGTACAATGTTCCCAATAATATTTCTACTGAAAAGGCTAACTTTTTGTAAAAGTAACATTTTTCCAACCACTGTTTGTGAGCACATCGCCGTGGCCAAATTTTCCTGTGATGACATACGAGTAAACTTCTGGTATGGATTTTTTGTCCTGTTGTCAACAGTGACCTTAGATGTTGTGCTAATATTTGTATCATATATGCTTATTCTCTGTGCTGTCTTCCGCATCCCTTCTCGAGATGCTCGCCACGAAACTCTCAATACATGTGGCTCCCATGTCTGTGTCATCATACTCTTTTATGGACCTGGGATCTTCTCAGCTTTCACTCCTCGATTTGCACGTCATATCTTACCCCATGTCCATGTCTTACTGGCCAATGTTTGCATTCTGGCTCCTACTATGCTGAATCCCATCATTTATGGGATCAAAACTAAACAGATCCAGGACCAGGTATCTCAG